One region of Bacillus zhangzhouensis genomic DNA includes:
- a CDS encoding chromate transporter: MLILFLFWAFFLSNLLGYGGGPASIPLNYEEIVHHFHWMTNEGFSNMLALANALPGPIATKIAAYVGYDVMGWPGFIVALLATVLPSAAGLILLLKLIDRFRQSPVVKGMTLSVQPVIAMMMLLLTWEIGGDAVKAIGWTQSLAIAAISFFLMTKFKLHPAFLIVAAFLYGGFILPH, encoded by the coding sequence ATCCAATCTATTAGGATATGGCGGAGGTCCTGCATCAATTCCGCTCAATTATGAAGAAATCGTCCATCATTTTCATTGGATGACGAACGAAGGATTCTCCAATATGCTGGCTTTAGCCAATGCACTGCCGGGCCCAATTGCTACGAAGATTGCAGCATATGTCGGCTATGATGTCATGGGATGGCCAGGCTTTATCGTGGCACTGCTTGCAACTGTACTGCCGTCCGCGGCCGGCCTTATTTTATTGCTCAAGCTTATTGACCGTTTTCGTCAATCTCCCGTCGTAAAAGGCATGACCTTATCTGTACAGCCTGTCATTGCGATGATGATGCTGTTATTAACATGGGAAATCGGCGGAGATGCAGTGAAAGCCATCGGGTGGACGCAATCACTCGCCATTGCCGCGATCTCCTTTTTCTTGATGACCAAATTCAAGCTGCACCCTGCCTTTCTTATTGTGGCTGCATTTTTATATGGCGGATTCATTCTGCCACATTAA